In the genome of Naumovozyma dairenensis CBS 421 chromosome 7, complete genome, the window GAGTAGGTGCCGATGTCTTATTAACTGATGATAATGGAGAGACTCCTCTGCATATATGTTTAGAATATGGAAGTGTTCAATGTATGAGACTACTGGTAAAGGaaacaaatttaattaatgataatgttaaAGATATGAACAATTTTAAGCCAAGTGATGTTGTTGAGACATTTGAATTGGGGAAATTATACAATAAAGTTCTTAAGGAAgagcaacaacaaacatcagatttatcaacaacaaagaagaatacTTTGCAATCATTTAAGACACCTACCTTACCTGCGACTAAAACATTCGATAATGGACCTTCACCTGTATTTTCTATGCATTCTCCAtactcttcttctttttcacTTGGAAATTCTAATATTCCTCCATTGCCCAACATCTCAATGAGTAGAAGAACATCCTTAGCTGCCACAACAGCATTATTTACACCAAGAGGTGCCTCAAGGAAATCATCCTCATCGAATGTTAGTACCAATTCTGCCCTCGGGaatacaaataaaaatggtCTATTGATAGAGACAACTCCAAAACTGGCACctaacaataacaataataataataataataataacaatcaaaaattatcataCGTATCAAATATGCCGAACTCGCCAATTTCAACAGTccataataacaataacagTATGTTggtaaataaatatttactaTCAAATTCTAGTGACGAATTACAACCATTACAATTGTCACCTATCCGTCAAAGAAGAATGACTGCTTCTGCAAACCCTGGAATGGAGAGTATT includes:
- the AVO2 gene encoding Avo2p (similar to Saccharomyces cerevisiae AVO2 (YMR068W); ancestral locus Anc_2.639), coding for MLPEPSIRLREAIIEGNLLIVKRLLHRYPDLLTNIDPTNGWSSLHYASYHGRYLICVYLIQLGHDKFELIRTFKNNTCVHLSLINGHEQTTHLLLQHFPQFMNAKGDHGWTPVHIACMHDHYQCLSLLIGVGADVLLTDDNGETPLHICLEYGSVQCMRLLVKETNLINDNVKDMNNFKPSDVVETFELGKLYNKVLKEEQQQTSDLSTTKKNTLQSFKTPTLPATKTFDNGPSPVFSMHSPYSSSFSLGNSNIPPLPNISMSRRTSLAATTALFTPRGASRKSSSSNVSTNSALGNTNKNGLLIETTPKLAPNNNNNNNNNNNNQKLSYVSNMPNSPISTVHNNNNSMLVNKYLLSNSSDELQPLQLSPIRQRRMTASANPGMESIDSSSASSSLSATVVPLPVQQTTTTTTTTTPTAKEHRLFPLGSGTTRRLSLLNIPISKLRNNVSTSSTEE